The genomic stretch caaaaaaaaaacacactaaTAATACGAATACAGAAATATGGCAGCACGTGGACGATACAACAATTCCAGAGCCTGTGGCTAAGAATCAAGGAAACATGATTCAAGACTCTGTCAACGAATAGTCGCTGAGTCCCTGTGAGTCCGACGAACAAACTTAAGTTGAACTAAAGCAAATGTAAAGAGATGCGAATTCTCCTTTGCTAAGATCGATGCTAAGTTCGCTAGTATTGTGAAACTACCATCAAGTGAACGAGAAGGCAATCGAGGTGATGTCCAGTGTCAAGCTACTTGGCCTGAACATTTCAATAGATCTGAAATGAACCTGTCACATGTCACAAAGTTCCAACAAGGTCTCGGCATGGCTCTACTACCTAAAGCAACTAAAGAGGGCGAGCATCGCAACCAAGGAAACCATAAACTTTTTCTCAACATGCGTCCGCCCGGTTATAGAGTATGCTTGTCCCGTTGTTCACAACTCACTCCCAAGCTACCTCTCAGATGAGCTTGAGGGCTTGTAGAAGCGCGCCATGAGAATTATTAATTCTCTCGCATGCCCGCACCTATCAGGAGCCTGACTAGGAATCGCTAGTTTAGAAACTCTTTTTGAGCGAGgacaggttcaaaaggtcaaatTGTTTCAATTTTCAATGTTTCGGCTTGGCTGATCCGTAAGACCTACCTTGAAATATAGCCAGACCTGCTGAAAAAATTAGCAAACTGCGAAGACGAATAACGACACCTTGAGGACAATCAATCCCTGACTCTTGTTCATTAGCGCCCCGGTACCGTGAGAGGTCTTTGATTCCTTTTCGGAGATTTCTATTACTTTATAAGGAAAGAAATGTGTCGTTTACTTACAAATACTCCAAGGAAACGAGATCTGAAAATATCTCTGAGGGAAGCTTCTTGAGTTTGTTGTCGTTCAAATACCTGCAGGAAAAGAAATGACAGTTTAATTTGTGTCAGataagcagaaaaaataatttttggtcGCCAGTTTGTAAAAACTATTCATATTTTATCCTCTACTACGTACATACCCGttcaagccttttttaaaatgcttaaaaatgttttttgcttCTCTTCGGCGCTGCTCGGAAACAAATAGTACTTGGCTTATCACCCGGTTAGCCAATCAGCGTGCGCGAAAAAACACTATTCACTTGTGTGCTATATACTCGGGGTCTTCTCCACCAGCAAAAAGCCCATTggcattttgaacttgaaaccCTGGACTGAATTCGACTTTATCCCGCTTAATCGATATCTGCGACTCCAACTGTCCTTTATTTCAGTGGAAATCTTTATTGTGTCTTCCgttaccctcccctcccctctcgAAATGTTGTCCAACCCTGTCAacctaccgtgtggcacgaaatgtTGGCGggagtttaatattttttggagcggctattttgcttttgttttgtttattatcattgtcatcattattatcaacatagacctattcggctaaatAAAcggttgtacccaattcaaaccctttggggataaaacgttttgtttcaggaatttccatatcatttaaatgtgaatgtaacattataatgcaaatacagtacacaaagaatcttgaaccggggagatttgaattggagttagccgaataggtcgattatcattatcattagcgCAAAGCATCCCCTGGCAACGAACCCCATTCTCGTccccatatcgcgggctcatgaaTGAAATGCCAGCGATTCAACATGCACTGTCTTCGATCCTTTGCTTGACGGCGTTCTGCGATGACTTACCTCATTTAATTAGATTATAGACATGATTTGCAAACACATTCACTGCTACAAAATGTCTTCACTTTTCCGAGAATATTGGCATTAATAACTGGGAACTGCGGTGGCGCTGGTACATTGTGTTCATAGTTCATATCAGGTGAGAAGGCGTTTTTTATTCTTTACAATAAACTTGAGTTAATTATAGAGTGAAATTCTCAATCTGCTACAAATATTTCTCTCTTATAGAACTCCCTCTTTATATCaacattataaaaaaatattcattaagCCAGACTCTCTTCATGATATGACCTAATCTGTCAATTTCAATAGACGGTCCTTGTCActgttttggaagccatcttgacgagtaggcaaccgcgtgagaaattacagtgtttgtatgagaatctgatgtcgaataatttccgtaaaacggctgttctgaaaacaATGTGAATTATAACTttaagctacaaagcaaaggattgcacttaaaaatttttggggcctacctgtgcttaaatttctcctaAGGcctgctttagattttccatatatttacgtctgtaatttttcccgggactttctgaCAGACAAAGGtataaaaaatattgcaaagtggttctaggtcttctagctcGGAGCAACTACATAATACAGGGCCACTCTAGTAAGAGCGTTAGATGTTAGCGGCTCGGCGGCTCGCCAGTCGCTTTCAGTGAATAAAGAACGAGAAAGGTATATGATTTAGTGGCTCGGCGGCTCGGCGGCTCGCCAGTCGCTTTCAGTGATTGAAGAACGAGAAAGGTATATGATTTAGTGGCTCGGCGGCTCGCCGGCTCGGCAGTCGCTTTCAGTGATTGAAGAACGAGAAAGGTATATGATTTAGTGGCTCGGCGGCTCGCCGGCTCGGCAGTCGCTTTCAGTGAATAAAGAACGAGAAAGGTATGTGATTTAGTGGCTCGCCGGCTCGCTAGTCGGCGATCAAGGAATGTTTTGGCGATAAATTTCGAGGTAGAAGTATTCTAcagagaaaatagaagggatgtGGACCATTAGTTTCAAAACCTGAGAGCTAAAATCGAGGTAGAGAATTTTGCTCCAGCTTGTCTGCTGTGTTAATATGTTCTTCAAATGCGATGAAATGACTTCAAGTACCGCCTTTTTTCGTCAAAACTCGGTTATTTTCCTGAAATCTATCTTTCACTGCTCCACTTGCTTGAGACGACGCTTTCTTCAAACAATCTATAGGCAAATGgttaaaatatattatttttcaccAATTATAGTGTTTCGGATTcagtggtgtagtggttaagtCATCTGCCTTGTAGCTTTGACATTTTGAGAGGTGCTGGTTCGATGCCCCCTGTCGCTCTTCATATTgggtttgttgttttgttttttcctattatttgtttttgtatttgtttttattttggccttttCATGACAGCGAGCCATGCAGGCCATTGAaaactcattaaaaaaaaaaaaaacagtcataCGGAAAACATTGACTGAAAGGTAACCATTGTGAATAAGTGTTTAACCCTAAAAAGCgctcaaccctaaccctaatcttAACCCTAATGAAAACTCAACCCTAATCTGTAAATTTGCAGGTTTTActtgttttctctttatttttgccgATGGCTCGCGTGTCGCGCATGTCTCTCTGGCTCGCAGTTTGGGAGGACCCGGAGAAATGTAAAGAACGACATGTAGTTAGAAAACATTAAAGATATTTATTTACAAGTAAAAGACCGACGGTACAATCTTTCTTTGTACGAATAAAAACCACAATATTGTATAAAAGGAGAATAAAAGTTGTTTGATTGATGCACGGTACTAGTTACAGTACTAAGACGTTCAACACCGTGATTGTGCTGAGTGTAATAGCGTTCGATGATGTAAAGCTACGGCAGCCTTAATAAATTGTCATtagagaaagaaataaacaCTGTTCTTTAATTAGAATTGATAACTCCTTAATGTTCTCGTGCGCGTGAAAAAGTTGCGCAAACAATAGGCGTATGTGAAGTTCAATTTATGCAATGTCCGCGCGTGTGATATGTCCAGCATTGACAAGTGCAGTTCTAATATTTTCAGTGATAAGCCTGTTGACTGGCTCGGAAATTCGTTCTCCATATTCTTCTCGCGTGCATGGAGCATTCGCCGGCCAATGGACAATTTCATCGGTTGTTTTCTTAATAAAAACGCGCACCTTCTGAGCGCTTCGAGGGACGCGGATTTCTTCAACACGGCCATACCGTTTAATTGTTTGGGTGCAGTGATCGTATTCTGGCTTCTGAACACTTCTCAAAGAGCGGGGGCTGAACTTCTTGAAGGCTTGAGAAGTAACCAGTCGTCCCGGAAAGCGTATGATGGCGGTAGAGATGTCGATCTCCGTTGGCTGTGCCCTCGGTTTCTCTGTAGCAGGCTCAACAATAGCTTTAACGAATTCAGCAAACATTTCTTTCTGTGCATGTAGATATTCGACGTAATCCACGGCTTTTTTGTAGCAATCTTCAGTAATTTGCTCTGGTGGACTATGTGTTTGATCCTCCTCCAACATGGCAGTGATGAAGTAGCTAATGGTACTCAATGCCACCGCAACTCTTGTGACAAGATCAGTTCCTTTAGATTTGGGTGGTACTTCTCCATTTTCGATCGCAGTGTTGACCGCGTTCACATGATCGGTTTTAAGGCGCTTATGTAGCTGTGCGGCGGCAGGATCCAATGTATAGGATCTGGTGACGTTCTTGTGGGCGGCGTAGATTGCTGCGAAGAGTGGCAGGAAATCTTGTAGGGGAAGGTCTGCTAGATAATGTgttccttcttcttcttgttccgGTGTCGGCTTTCGCGCGTTTGGAACAGTAATTAAGAAGCGATCTAGAAGACCGTGGCCTTTGTCCATTCTAAAAATAAGAATCGCTGCATTTTGGATCTGGGTTGACTCAAGAACGGAGAACGCGGTGTTTGATTCAATTTCTCGCGTAGCCTCTGTCGCGAAATGGTAGGATGCAGATTCCCCACTCCATAATTTGCAGAGCAGCTGTACGTCACCAGTGGCGTTATCTTCGTCGTTTTTGAGGAGTTTGTTCAAAACATCAAATATTTCGGGGGAGACAACAAAGGCTTTACCTTGCTTGGAAATGGTTTTCACAAGTCCGGACGATGTTGTGGCGCTGACAAGGGTCTCCTTTGAGATGGTGTCTACGTCTCGAAGTGCGGCCAGCACTGTCTCTATGGCAGGTGATTTTCCCGTTCCTGGATGACCAACGGACATGGTGTATAGGTTTAGTGGCTGAATGTGATTTCCATTTAGGAAGTGGGCGTCAGTATTTCCGAGGAGAAATGAGGTGGCTGTCATCAATGATGGCACCAGGTAACCAATGGAGCTGCCGACGGACTTAGCTTTTGCTTCTAAGAACTGGAAAACAGTCTCAGAAAATAGCTGGTCATAATTGTAATGTATTCCTGAAACTCGACGATGAAATGAAGCCCAGGTAGCTTCGTTTTGACGAGAAAGACGCAAGATAGGGTTTGACATTGTGAACTGGTTGGCGTTAACACACGAATGAGCAGAAAGAGCAACGCGTTGAGATTAGGATGAAACTTACaaacaaaacgttttgtttgaaaacaaaagaaatcggCGAGTGACGCCGTTTGAAGTGAGCGATTTAATTAGTATGTCTGTGAAATTTTCAGTTCATTGAAAATGAACCAATCTAAAGGTGAGACTTTTTGTCATATATTGAAAGGAGGGAAGCATTAGTTGAAACTTGATGAATGGAAGTTTGTAAGTATTATTTTAATTCATTAATAATGAAAGTTACTTAGGCCAAGTTAACTGAAATTTCCGAGATAAATTGAAGTAGCGCGAAGACGAAAATGTTGCGGTGTGGAAGCAATGGAAAAGTATATCGAACTATTAGTGTTCAGGTTGGTTGCAGTAGTAACACGAAAGAAGTTGGTACTCAGTATTCAAGTGGAAAGGGAAACTATCAGCGAAAAATAGGTGGTACTTCGCACTGGACGTATGATGAGCTGAAAGACAGAGTTCTCTGCAATAGAGAAACTTTAATCGGATGGTTAATGAATGAAGGAATGATCGCCTCCAAACGCGCCTGCCCCGTTTGTGGTGAAAACATGGAGCTGGTAGAATGTACGGACCGATCAGACGGTTACAAGTGGGAGTGCAGAAAGCGAGCGAATAACAAACGCCATAAAAGTACAGTCAGCATCCGGAAAGGAAGTTGGTTTGAACAGAGTAATCTTACCCTGGAAGAGATTATTAAGTTCACCTACTGGTGGTCGGAGGGACTAACGCAAGAGCAAATAAAGAAACAGCTGCACATTAATTCCAACACAGCTGTCGACTGGGATATGTTTTGCAGAGAAACATGTGAAGTGACCAtccagaaaaaaagtgaaaagatTGGTGGTGAAGGGAAAGTGGTTCAAATTGATGAAAGCAAGGTGGGAAAGCGGAAATACCATCGAGGGCACAGAGTTGAAGGACAATGGGTATTTGGCGGTATAGAGGAAGATTCAAGGAGATGTTTTTTGGTGGCAGTGGAAGATAGGAGCGAGGCAACACTTTTGCCTATCATAAAAGACTGGATCGAACCGGGAACATTAATTGTCTCCGACTGCTGGAAGTCATACCACAACTTAAATAAACAtggatattcacatcaaaccgTGAACCATTCAAAGGAGTTCGTAAATAAAGACGGGTATAATACTAACAAAATGGAAGGTCACTGGCGGCACATGAAAGTGAGTTTGCCTGTATTCGGCACTCGCAAGGACATGTACTCTTCCTATCTTGCTGAGTTTATTTGGCGAcatgtaaacaaagaaaaagacttATTCGCCACGTTTTTAAATGATGTAAAAACTCTATACAATCCGAATTAAGTTAAGGTCAGAAAAATAGGCATACATAAAATACATGGCTCGTTGGCatgcattttcaattttttgtttcttagttGAGCTTGAACCGAAGTGTTTTTCATGAACGTTTTAGAAAGTTGCGGAATCACCTTTTGTTCTGTAGTTATGTTTTGAAAAGTTGTTTCTCAGTTGAGTTACGAAATGAAAGTTAGAGAAAGTTGCGGTTTATTTCAGTTTTGAGCTGTAGTCTGTGAGACACCCgaaaactgttttgttcaagAAATCTGTATGATTGTGATAATCATTTTGAAAtgatgttaaaaataattaaaaatgttgaaacttATGTAAACCTGCGAACTCACCCACCAAGGGAAGATTTTCAAATACCCGAAAGTTCTTATGCATACAATTTTGCGGGTCTCGCTGTATCCGAGCTTTATGAATGATATTGTAAAGGATATTGTAAGCATAATTAACTAGCTGAGAAGATGAGACACAAGTGGGCTATTATACAAAGTATTCTCTTCTTTTATTGCTACCGCAGAAAATTTGTGGAACCATCGGATACGTCTCAGAAACGTATATTTATCAAACGTAAACGCTTTACGATAGGTTTTTATATGAGTTACAAGTGCTCACATGCAtgatcaaaacaaacaaagaaacttcGCTAGTGAGACCAAGGAATCTACTGGCGAGCCGACGAGCCAACGAGCCATTTGAATAATATACCTTGGAATCGACTGACGAGCCAACGAGCCATTTGAATAATATACCTTGGAATCGACTGACGAGCCAACGAGCCACTTCAATTAGAATAGTTGGAAAAgtggccctgtattctgtagttaagCCTGTAGCTCATGTAACgcctctcatttttttttctgtagaatccttaggagtgaagctttagtttacaattcatttctttttttcagaacaaccgttttacggaaattattcgacattagattcttatacgacaaacactgtaatttctcacgcggttgacggcctactcgtcaagatggcttccaaaaccgtgacaaaGTCTATTCCTGCTAAGCTTACAATGCATTTGTCTTGTGTGTTGCAGTAACTTATAATCATTTTACATGCATGTAATGATTTCACTTATTTACAATATTGCACATGCACTAGAAGTGGGATGACATTCTTGGTAGTCATCACTTTTTTGCTGACACTGGCTCGATTGATTTTACCTTAAATGgattgtttttttaaaccttGTCAAGAACAATGTGCAAAGTGTACTTTTTTCATGCCATTTCAGAAAACAGGTTAGCTCCTAGCTAAACCTCTTGTTGTTTTCACAATAACAATATATATGCTTTAAACTTCTGTTGCTGTAATGATACATTCTCAGAGAACTGCTGAAATCGAtattatgtatcggtcaaatcgaagcttcaatatgcccccccccccccccccctgggcaacccccttttttgaaaattattgttcaaattccccccttcccgggccaaaatgccgttcaaatgccccacactagggtccattcaggtgatcaaatgcccccaccccggggataTTTCAtgggcacaaaaatgacagaaggacggcggaaacgccttcagttgtcgaacaaaattttataaatataacaaaaactgagcaaCACTgctagcgtatttactacgaacaaaattCTTGTGCAAAGCGGcagaaatcgctgctacaaggtcactgaatgctcagcttttcttcgtcatgcaacatacaaagcgttctttaaaaaaagatcccacctattgagattactacatcatgaccatttcactgacatgcatcattgctcaccttattaattaacatacttgcagtaggtcaaagtagttgaccgttttattttattttattttattttatgttgttgtactGAATTGCTGGTATAGGTATTGTacttcattgtaaacacaacaataaaatacattcatacattcaaagcctgaatccaatattaaaaattttaaaatttaaatacttcaaatatggcacaaagcttgtttaaacCCTTTCGTCgaaaccaattggccacaaaggcacaatcttttccatgaaaatcctctaacaccacgtcccccatgatagctcaccacgccaaagattttacatgaaatcgagggtggagttcaaattccccacccctaaagcatggggatcaaattccccaccccctggaagactttgatgatcaaattccctcctccccgggacggcaaaggtgtcaaatgcccggggtatgcccgggggggcatgttgaagcttcgatttgaccgatacattatgATCTCCATATCTCACTGTCACAGGCCACAGTTTATGTCGAATGTAATGAACAAGTGTGAGTGCGAGATATTAGTGTTTACAAAAATACATTAAACGTGTTGTGGGCAAGCATTATTTTtcttgggcaaatcactgtacAAAGATATTTGTGGACAAATTCTCTGAGCTTGCATTAAGCATATTCTTTAGAATCTTGACTCATGGGTACGcttttcaaaatactagatgCCCGGCAGTTGGAAATTCACGTCCAATTTGCATGAAATATGTCATTTAATTTGTGTAATAACATCAGGAAGTTGTTTAGAAAAATCAAGCGATTTCAAACACTGCTTTGGGCTTGACATAGAGGCAACTGTCGAGCCTGCGCATAGAGTGAAATCTTTATAGTTTTGACACTTCAAAAATTTGCGTCACGCAACTGCAGCACGACATTGGAAGTTGAAGGGCACTCCTTTCTGCCAATTCGACAAATTTAACGTTGTTTGTAAGTCAGAGGAACATTTCAAGAGGATATCTGGTAAGACTATAGACTCTTTATGATTTTACATAGAAATAGAGTAGACTCAGCAGATGCTGAGAAAGATTTTAGTGAAAGTACAGAATTTCCGACTGCCGGGTATCTAGTACTTTGAAAACCGTACCCGTGAGTCAAGATTGTAAAGAATTATGCTTAATGCAAGCGCGGAGAATTTGTCCAATACAATACGAAATCTTTATTTAGAATCGCTCAGCATTTCTtaacaaacactaaatactctGGTGAGGTttcgttgataatttctgtggatattCATTGCGAGTTGACTGACAGTGTGTCAGAACTTGAATATCTTCTAAGTGTcaaaaacattgagatttcactCTACGCCCAAGCTTGACAGTCGCAGTCTTCTACTTTTAACCTAAGGCAATATTTTACAATCGCTTGAGATTCCTAAACAAATATCTTATGTTCTTAGAGGAATTAAACAAGCTATTCcgagaaaattggtcaaaatttctgactgccgggtacctagtttttttgaaaacagtttccGGCTGCCGGGTGTCTAGACACTTCCTTAAGataaactaggagtaatcggagcttaggagagtacgttcgatatgtttgtttaATAGGCGTACAGATAGCAGTTGAGGGAgaagggtggttgcgatatagataaatatgattatggtaTATTTTGAAcataagggttgcgtacagcaaaacctctatttaaactgtgtatcacgttataagaaggttttgaaaagatatcgtatggttcggtgtcaagtgcttgtaatcggaggagacattggccagagTGCGTTGGGCGTGTAAATACTGGCGCGAGTTGCAGGGTGCAGttgctcaaaggccgattagtgcttaacccgggactctttttctttcttcaaaaacatttcttcagataatttcctctgttatttttaagagcatccaatcatcaacttgttgacaaaatgaattacattgaatttactgttttaaaagctttcacatctaaATTCAAACTTCACACTAACCCTGccaaagccttcaatggaatgtgcgtgcggctcacgtcaataactttttcagtaatttggtcgagcgtgttgatttcagtgactcgagagtggtttataagtttttcctaataaataacattaaAGTGTTTGTTTggccggtgccgaaaatatcacaagtcatgatcaaatggcgccactgagcttcacatctcgggagatttactttgtggcacaacggctgccaagctacacaactcggtaaatttacgtTGTGGCACAACTGCCGCCGAACTAAACCTGGTTTGACAcatgcaccaggagtcgcagacattttccaaagacagtgacgaaccatgctgaaaaatatgaaggcttaatccaaagtaaaattcaacagcaaacttctgaaagatgaacgctttggacgattcagcaaaCACGGATCGACGTACGCTTTACAAAGatttagcaaactttttaaaagatgaacgctttacgaagacagaatatcagacctcaggaaacctttgaaagatgaacgccgaggacacaagaatcaccacatgagttagcacgtcaaagtgaggcaaaacgaaagcaagcgcctcaaagcgaggcaaatgtgtgtcgacgatgatgaaaatctcaaaaaaacctccctt from Porites lutea chromosome 1, jaPorLute2.1, whole genome shotgun sequence encodes the following:
- the LOC140935817 gene encoding uncharacterized protein, with the protein product MNEGMIASKRACPVCGENMELVECTDRSDGYKWECRKRANNKRHKSTVSIRKGSWFEQSNLTLEEIIKFTYWWSEGLTQEQIKKQLHINSNTAVDWDMFCRETCEVTIQKKSEKIGGEGKVVQIDESKVGKRKYHRGHRVEGQWVFGGIEEDSRRCFLVAVEDRSEATLLPIIKDWIEPGTLIVSDCWKSYHNLNKHGYSHQTVNHSKEFVNKDGYNTNKMEGHWRHMKVSLPVFGTRKDMYSSYLAEFIWRHVNKEKDLFATFLNDVKTLYNPN